In Rhodopirellula bahusiensis, the following proteins share a genomic window:
- a CDS encoding DUF6931 family protein: MPLLLTAHPADDTDVRLILRVGQEARVGSSEWVEMSLPDDAALSPEHFVVRCGTDAVIEVLEGQNALIVAGDSCDRLTLSETGQCETEFVAGQTAFSVRWSPDVTTATPKTNPQQLATSDETINDHATIASLAKVMSMSDGATALIQSPDQTMDYLQRLIDASLNDDAIRFLAGALPVRTAIGWAIDASGFADRASSTLDQSILAWQTSGDETDRRKVRDQLAISSPDNVTRWIAQAIIFSGGSLGPDDQPPIPPPSHLSGVAIMTSHRWSVAAEPDRDTAMQQWLQSGSALLQREQDTKQGNQ, translated from the coding sequence ATGCCACTCTTACTCACCGCTCATCCCGCTGACGACACCGACGTGCGATTGATCTTGCGCGTCGGTCAGGAAGCACGCGTGGGCAGTAGCGAGTGGGTGGAAATGAGCCTTCCCGATGACGCCGCGTTGTCACCGGAACACTTTGTCGTTCGCTGCGGAACGGACGCGGTGATCGAGGTCCTCGAGGGACAGAATGCACTGATCGTTGCAGGAGACTCATGCGATCGGCTCACGCTGTCAGAAACGGGCCAATGCGAAACCGAATTCGTCGCCGGCCAAACCGCGTTTTCGGTTCGTTGGTCACCCGACGTGACGACCGCGACACCCAAAACGAATCCACAACAACTGGCGACTTCCGACGAAACCATCAACGATCACGCGACCATCGCCTCGCTTGCAAAAGTGATGTCGATGTCGGACGGGGCCACAGCACTGATCCAATCGCCCGATCAAACGATGGACTACCTCCAGCGTTTGATCGATGCCTCCTTGAACGACGATGCGATCCGGTTTCTCGCTGGTGCGTTGCCGGTCCGAACCGCCATCGGATGGGCGATCGATGCATCCGGCTTCGCCGATCGCGCGAGCAGTACGCTCGACCAAAGCATTCTGGCTTGGCAGACCTCGGGCGACGAAACCGACCGCCGCAAAGTCCGCGATCAACTGGCCATCAGTTCTCCTGACAACGTCACCCGTTGGATCGCTCAGGCGATCATCTTCAGCGGCGGCAGCCTGGGACCGGATGATCAACCGCCCATTCCACCACCATCGCATTTAAGCGGCGTCGCAATCATGACCTCGCATCGATGGTCCGTCGCGGCGGAGCCAGATCGAGACACCGCGATGCAGCAATGGTTGCAATCCGGCAGCGCGTTGTTGCAACGCGAACAAGACACCAAGCAAGGAAATCAGTGA
- a CDS encoding vWA domain-containing protein, protein MTSNPGHATAKSSMFATKGSAGRKPLLLGLCLIAMVLVSGGFVTSVLSRSARTPIFTLTGVYGPEWDVNAWVAEDLNWIRTLGQSTYSVQALPGAGELAGGFWDQADDSIRAALASCPSDRPLIFYVNLHGVVNDDGQACWVPPNGSVVDGSTWFPINDFLDRVAQIQSRDDVRPMLLLLECGRLRSHWPAGIADNEFDDRLTETLAQHARNYPESNVTILSSTARGQRSFYSRRGDGDVFTRYVAEGLAGAADGYGTTSRADGLVDTEELHRFVRQQVGGWSQQHRGVAQTPTLHRTASSNPVTVARASRGRFGATYVKTPPPSKDETDRLKAAIDSVVVLEKHDPSSVDAHAWSQIQRTMHAITQSVYGGEAAKASSARWYSRLDRQLQGLRQEIANRASESSHFVDVEMDREAERVWSTIAKQPTRETTAELLADLDDDKVMPVPMLYAIYQAGEHSRKDPNASELSFWRHPDWIQRTAKAQTEWLHVVRRLPDAIFPAVDQITLDVQQSRRRLADTILASTVSSDVNSIEHGQDGGAHDSVVSALADFERVVKERRDILAGLVDAWQTRDRAFSELPYLFQSIDEEATTFGTHDEHDAHEANLNDVIALDTLLNEFIDGKQVWSTKTHDQIVIASKRAGQFLEHIGGSFQAATASMLLTSDPYQAMRVEKQLRETDEKLAMEPFEPLSQSLEHDHEHEHESESNKHISNDFLAVLLGLDPDETSPSDVRRRLRSLTSVDHDHAWRHVVSIVVDEAFSQVIADHQRTSRQWRLACRIDEVLGDFWYAPTSNGTAYFDATAQTLLKLAKPEDNETPDWKSIERSVTAKMEARRTASIKGLIVRATSQPSFLDQQTQSVSVKLDTADGQGDLPEGIAVMSIHRDGIKTSDAQQAVSIQATDAPTNVELTLAVDQKRASLAEVNFRGNRYQSSVMSSGTAFGVTSRGQTVQKGAKVTIRDAMDSGRAITFVMDCSASMNDPLGEEMGRSALGAQRASKFEAARSAVYEMMRRLQPGPSQVGLVLYGHRMAIRAGDPAKDSGDGGGQKTLLQKRYHKRFPFPPTIQPFEDVEVALPTGRFDIAELELARQHFDAAVPWGQTPLYLSIWKAMEDISRTGDGVRKDVVVISDGRNYQFNPTPEAIFSIGQLVTRAKTLGVQVHVIGYGLASHEAAAAAVEFEALASGTGGQSITDIKEATELLKRLEELSSSETFELQLADGTKHVGTFGDTITLPGIQSVNTAVTATVGDKSTVLAVSPGDQLDLIANQMEHPLATLPYLNGAPQFSVLATPEGHATSVRMGVHTPSVEGNRCRFQLSMQRTDAQVADRPLSMWVEVHPVRQGNSGEKQSPEVAYRNGAFEWVAGKPCPVAEFDCLGWPSDAVGYQINTWCSAKRLASESVSIAAGSQPKQTKTLANFPGVKVHLSRQGDEVSVGLEYPTSQAPDHDSMLIVQVEGAGSQDHWYDDSGRRSFHVFRQTDPTAEVQVEMQSIAEMKRQSVRTIQPVDGSMFPSVATLGATMGPRRSR, encoded by the coding sequence ATTCGGACGTTGGGCCAAAGCACGTACTCGGTCCAGGCCTTGCCCGGTGCTGGCGAGTTGGCGGGTGGTTTTTGGGATCAGGCCGACGACTCCATTCGAGCGGCGCTCGCTTCATGTCCGAGTGATCGCCCACTGATTTTCTATGTCAATTTGCACGGCGTTGTGAATGACGATGGGCAAGCGTGCTGGGTGCCACCCAACGGTTCGGTCGTGGATGGTTCCACTTGGTTTCCGATCAATGATTTTTTGGATCGAGTCGCCCAAATTCAGTCGCGTGACGACGTTCGGCCGATGTTGTTGCTGCTCGAATGCGGTCGGCTGCGGTCGCACTGGCCCGCGGGAATTGCCGACAACGAGTTCGATGATCGATTGACCGAGACACTGGCCCAGCACGCTCGCAATTATCCCGAGTCCAACGTCACGATCCTGTCGTCGACAGCACGTGGGCAGCGCAGTTTCTATTCCCGGCGCGGTGATGGAGACGTCTTCACCCGGTACGTTGCCGAAGGATTGGCGGGTGCCGCGGACGGCTATGGGACAACGAGCCGGGCGGATGGTTTGGTCGACACCGAGGAACTGCATCGTTTCGTCCGCCAGCAAGTTGGCGGGTGGTCGCAGCAGCATCGCGGCGTGGCTCAAACCCCGACACTGCATCGAACCGCGTCGTCCAATCCGGTCACCGTCGCACGCGCCAGTCGCGGACGCTTCGGGGCCACCTATGTCAAAACGCCTCCTCCGTCCAAGGATGAAACAGATCGATTGAAAGCGGCGATTGATTCAGTCGTCGTTCTCGAGAAACACGACCCAAGTTCGGTCGACGCACACGCTTGGTCGCAGATCCAACGCACGATGCACGCGATCACTCAATCGGTCTACGGTGGAGAAGCCGCGAAGGCATCGAGTGCTCGATGGTACAGTCGGCTTGATCGACAGTTGCAGGGACTCCGCCAGGAAATCGCGAATCGGGCGAGTGAGTCGTCTCACTTTGTTGATGTCGAAATGGATCGTGAGGCGGAGCGAGTTTGGTCGACGATCGCAAAGCAACCGACTCGCGAAACCACGGCTGAATTGCTGGCCGATTTGGACGACGACAAAGTGATGCCAGTGCCGATGTTGTACGCGATTTATCAAGCGGGCGAGCATTCACGAAAGGATCCAAATGCTTCTGAATTGAGCTTTTGGAGACATCCCGATTGGATCCAACGCACGGCAAAAGCGCAAACAGAATGGTTGCACGTGGTGCGTCGTCTTCCCGATGCGATCTTTCCCGCCGTCGACCAGATCACGTTGGACGTGCAACAAAGTCGACGACGTCTGGCGGATACGATTTTGGCGTCCACGGTATCGTCGGACGTCAATTCGATCGAGCATGGACAGGATGGAGGCGCACACGATTCCGTCGTGTCAGCGTTGGCGGATTTCGAGCGTGTCGTCAAGGAACGCCGAGACATTTTGGCGGGTTTGGTCGATGCATGGCAAACGCGAGATCGAGCGTTTTCGGAACTGCCGTATCTGTTCCAATCGATCGATGAAGAGGCAACGACCTTCGGAACGCATGACGAACATGACGCTCACGAGGCGAACTTGAACGACGTCATCGCGCTGGACACGCTGCTGAATGAGTTCATCGATGGCAAACAGGTTTGGTCGACGAAGACTCACGACCAGATCGTGATCGCATCCAAACGGGCAGGCCAGTTCCTGGAACACATCGGCGGTTCTTTTCAAGCGGCAACGGCGTCGATGTTGTTGACTTCCGATCCCTATCAGGCGATGCGGGTGGAGAAACAGCTTCGTGAGACGGATGAAAAGCTGGCGATGGAGCCCTTCGAGCCATTGTCTCAGTCATTGGAACATGATCACGAGCATGAGCACGAATCCGAATCGAACAAACACATCAGCAACGATTTCTTGGCGGTTCTGTTGGGATTGGATCCGGATGAGACCAGCCCATCCGACGTGCGGCGACGTTTGCGTTCGTTGACGTCGGTTGATCACGATCACGCCTGGCGACATGTGGTTTCGATCGTGGTGGACGAAGCCTTTTCGCAGGTGATTGCGGATCATCAACGAACGTCTCGGCAGTGGCGATTGGCTTGTCGAATCGACGAGGTGCTGGGCGATTTCTGGTACGCACCGACGAGCAACGGCACGGCCTACTTTGATGCAACCGCTCAAACGTTGTTGAAGTTGGCCAAGCCCGAAGACAATGAGACTCCGGATTGGAAATCGATCGAGCGTTCCGTGACGGCCAAGATGGAGGCCCGCCGGACGGCGTCGATCAAGGGCTTGATCGTCCGTGCCACTTCGCAGCCATCCTTTTTGGATCAACAGACCCAATCGGTTTCGGTGAAGCTTGATACGGCGGACGGCCAGGGGGATCTTCCCGAGGGAATCGCGGTGATGTCGATTCATCGCGACGGCATCAAAACGTCTGATGCTCAGCAAGCGGTGTCGATCCAAGCGACCGATGCACCGACCAACGTGGAGCTGACGTTGGCCGTCGATCAAAAGCGGGCTTCGTTGGCAGAGGTGAACTTTCGCGGCAATCGCTATCAATCCTCCGTCATGTCGTCGGGAACGGCGTTTGGCGTGACCAGTCGAGGTCAAACGGTTCAAAAGGGAGCCAAGGTCACGATTCGTGATGCGATGGATTCAGGGCGTGCGATCACGTTTGTGATGGATTGTTCGGCGTCTATGAACGATCCTCTCGGCGAAGAGATGGGGCGTTCCGCATTGGGGGCACAACGTGCGAGCAAGTTCGAAGCCGCTCGTTCAGCCGTTTACGAAATGATGCGTCGGCTGCAGCCTGGACCGTCACAGGTTGGCTTGGTTCTGTATGGTCATCGAATGGCAATTCGTGCGGGCGATCCAGCAAAGGATTCGGGCGATGGAGGTGGTCAGAAAACACTGTTGCAGAAACGCTATCACAAGCGTTTTCCATTCCCACCGACAATCCAACCATTCGAAGATGTCGAGGTGGCGCTGCCGACTGGACGCTTTGACATCGCGGAGTTGGAGCTCGCTCGTCAGCATTTCGATGCGGCCGTTCCTTGGGGACAGACGCCGCTTTATCTGTCGATTTGGAAGGCGATGGAGGACATCAGCCGAACGGGTGACGGTGTTCGCAAAGACGTTGTGGTGATCTCTGACGGTCGCAACTACCAATTCAATCCAACCCCCGAAGCGATCTTCTCGATTGGTCAGTTGGTGACTCGGGCGAAGACACTGGGCGTCCAAGTGCATGTCATTGGGTATGGGCTGGCCAGCCACGAGGCCGCGGCCGCAGCGGTTGAGTTCGAAGCTCTCGCGAGCGGCACCGGCGGTCAATCGATCACGGATATCAAAGAAGCGACGGAGTTGCTCAAACGATTGGAGGAGTTGTCATCGTCCGAAACGTTCGAGTTGCAATTGGCGGATGGAACGAAACACGTTGGTACGTTTGGCGACACGATCACGCTGCCTGGAATTCAGTCCGTCAACACGGCCGTGACCGCGACCGTTGGCGACAAATCGACGGTCCTCGCCGTATCGCCGGGCGACCAGTTGGATTTGATCGCCAACCAGATGGAGCACCCACTGGCGACGCTGCCGTATCTCAATGGGGCTCCCCAATTCAGTGTGTTGGCAACGCCCGAGGGGCATGCCACTTCGGTTCGGATGGGAGTGCACACGCCGTCGGTCGAAGGGAATCGATGTCGTTTTCAGTTGTCGATGCAACGCACCGACGCACAGGTTGCTGACCGTCCACTTTCGATGTGGGTGGAGGTTCATCCGGTGCGGCAGGGGAACTCTGGTGAGAAGCAATCGCCCGAAGTGGCTTATCGAAACGGCGCGTTTGAGTGGGTGGCAGGCAAGCCGTGTCCGGTCGCCGAATTCGATTGCTTGGGTTGGCCAAGCGATGCGGTTGGCTATCAGATCAACACGTGGTGTTCGGCCAAGCGATTAGCGAGCGAAAGCGTTTCCATTGCTGCGGGATCACAACCGAAACAGACCAAGACGCTGGCGAACTTTCCTGGCGTGAAGGTTCATCTGAGTCGCCAAGGGGACGAGGTTTCGGTTGGGTTGGAGTATCCGACCTCGCAGGCCCCTGATCACGATTCGATGTTGATCGTCCAAGTCGAAGGTGCTGGTTCGCAAGACCATTGGTATGACGATAGCGGCCGGCGAAGCTTTCATGTTTTCCGGCAAACCGACCCGACCGCAGAGGTGCAGGTCGAAATGCAATCGATCGCGGAAATGAAGCGTCAATCGGTTCGCACGATCCAGCCAGTCGACGGTTCGATGTTCCCAAGTGTTGCGACGCTGGGAGCGACAATGGGTCCGCGACGCAGTAGATGA
- a CDS encoding PAAR domain-containing protein: MPPAARIMDEHSCPMVTGVVPHVGGPIIGPGEPTVLIAGMPAAVLGDEAECTGPPDTLSKGSATVMIGGKPAVRMGDPTAHGGSIASGEPTVQVGG, encoded by the coding sequence ATGCCGCCTGCTGCTCGAATCATGGACGAACACAGTTGCCCGATGGTCACAGGCGTCGTCCCGCATGTCGGAGGCCCCATCATCGGTCCGGGAGAACCCACGGTGCTGATCGCGGGAATGCCGGCCGCGGTTTTGGGCGATGAGGCCGAGTGCACGGGCCCGCCCGACACTCTTTCCAAAGGCTCCGCCACCGTCATGATCGGCGGCAAACCCGCGGTTCGAATGGGTGATCCGACAGCACACGGTGGATCGATTGCATCCGGTGAACCCACCGTTCAGGTTGGTGGCTAG
- a CDS encoding carboxypeptidase-like regulatory domain-containing protein: MSKTNNSPNVTESRLRDWRNQPTASGSRLRIKVALTIVLASLLGIFVVSVWRPLESPRLLIQSIGPVPPTKTQPAPVIPAQAVALASLDAFSSFGQAMPTASVTPTLSLSAANQIAQTDITNGTRLIHLAGTALVVDGHAILLSLNSESTLQTSPLDVSELLRHLSKTETPVIVLIDAIESVGDSIGRLPEMNAWQFAQCLDREVSALSHSNVLVVTHHSQINHELIDPAQHVTPLTQAAMNGFEESADINADGVVSVAEWLNVVSPERPDGDDQAIPHSFSSIPRGHWKRYLLAPVQTALDRKDDAAPAAKAEAIATTSTTTDLPSATRSVAAPPNAAPEQAKHHTVDVTAPTLAVAIQMHADGIRTNRSDQCSELFEGLQTLLNADATEATAKTWIDSPIPANATWDEVVWARSVLQQNAPWSLKQSLIKCRVLANQAAMNSTVRTWFEPELAETQWVRLDAERSLFSPVRSDYLAHVQAQTEKAIRAFTRLQKDALAIDQAGELRDEIIDHLNAFVAMPIRSKSLMDDSVCQLLLETIALQRWLDSANSDSMHQGDAMIQSVKHRLSGLLIELQLQQDQSSSTIQTVAVSRSSEGFVESTRTRIQRSTLAAQLELAGTSSKPGTLDRLQKAAQTASQTLLNASTSEDEMVTAVDQYKQLVRALKSDIQTPAKQAAAAKELDAATQRWSQILPTLVADTRACAVDATKDERERYAISNSRYQRLAAWIGLPALPRIESNTNVDVTVQGSLAVSDRVMLNIAVQSTSQSMGSGILGIETDGGWLQINTLADSTITPVQRVSGETDYRSIVSQRATSTATASEKLGLFSKQKTASIEIRRASQAGNAKTPETSAINLRWITQNNIFRTSVPLELPLSEFAAARSSAGDSWIMHANRDLFAPLWIQPLDSSSQSLQVRLLGWSEPGRTCPPTMKSEQAKRWLATQTPPTELAIQPKLATALGQWTKVMFPASKLEPDSPPITVASLWCEVTDAENDRVQWIDLSPRVYRPDSLIQPVVAYDHNARKVDVSISALAGVDGPTHVRIELVDLLTHQTVAHGEQMIAPDSRVTKSFSSAACDGHPIGVRVLSDQWPSAFVFHLAGNRSEQLLTPSDDHAAIVIGAPLLPDAPASQDLPPVIVSKDAETVSADVWVDLSDKLFHYGSDVVTLGLDLNGDRYLQNEPTVSVTTPAAIEFTWAGVDPLGQPGLKSRVRPHRLSVPVGVVRNQRAPLIASLQRGEQLVWSNPITAVFDTLPPKLKDIQIRSPLPAILGGPVEVRVTVDDAGLSEAASIQAAWATAGQQEFTPDVKPVPGQRLGDGSWVVILPTDKLASGTHTLLMQATDAANNPGLIKTLAIELLTEAELQARREAEVTVLQGKIAYVTLPVAGMKVALKALPKEKPDNSDEKSVEQPSQASNLPQEALTDASGHFVFPAVKAGQYELTLEGLYRGDRYRKSVEVAVKPPQPTDLPTIRID, translated from the coding sequence ATGAGCAAGACCAACAACAGTCCCAACGTGACCGAATCGCGACTGCGAGATTGGCGAAACCAGCCAACCGCATCGGGATCGCGACTGCGCATCAAGGTTGCGCTGACAATCGTCCTCGCGTCCTTGCTCGGGATCTTTGTGGTCTCGGTTTGGCGTCCGCTTGAATCACCTCGTCTGTTGATTCAATCGATCGGGCCGGTGCCACCTACAAAGACACAACCTGCCCCGGTGATTCCGGCGCAGGCCGTTGCTCTTGCATCGCTGGATGCCTTCTCCTCATTCGGTCAGGCAATGCCGACGGCCAGCGTGACTCCAACGCTCTCGCTCTCCGCCGCCAATCAAATCGCACAAACCGATATCACGAACGGTACCCGACTCATTCACCTTGCCGGCACAGCGTTGGTGGTCGACGGCCATGCGATCTTGTTGTCGTTGAATTCCGAGTCGACGTTGCAAACATCGCCGCTGGACGTCTCCGAACTCCTTCGACATCTCAGCAAAACTGAAACGCCCGTGATCGTGTTGATTGACGCGATTGAAAGCGTCGGCGATTCAATCGGACGGCTGCCCGAGATGAACGCCTGGCAGTTCGCTCAGTGTCTCGATCGAGAAGTCTCCGCGTTGAGCCATTCGAATGTGTTGGTCGTCACACACCACAGCCAAATCAATCATGAGCTGATCGATCCAGCCCAACATGTCACGCCGCTGACACAAGCCGCGATGAACGGCTTCGAAGAATCCGCGGACATCAACGCTGACGGTGTGGTCTCCGTCGCCGAATGGTTGAATGTGGTCAGCCCCGAGCGTCCCGATGGCGACGACCAAGCAATTCCCCATTCCTTTTCCAGCATCCCGCGAGGACATTGGAAACGCTATTTGTTGGCGCCGGTGCAGACTGCTCTCGATCGCAAAGACGACGCAGCACCCGCGGCGAAAGCCGAAGCGATTGCGACGACATCGACAACGACCGACCTACCCAGTGCCACTCGGTCCGTTGCCGCACCGCCGAATGCCGCCCCAGAACAAGCCAAACATCACACGGTCGATGTGACCGCACCAACGCTGGCTGTTGCAATTCAGATGCACGCGGATGGCATTCGCACCAATCGCAGTGACCAGTGCAGCGAATTGTTCGAGGGACTGCAAACGCTGCTCAACGCGGATGCCACCGAAGCCACCGCGAAAACTTGGATTGACTCGCCGATTCCAGCCAACGCAACGTGGGACGAAGTGGTTTGGGCCAGATCCGTGTTGCAGCAAAACGCACCTTGGTCACTCAAGCAATCACTGATCAAGTGCCGTGTGCTCGCCAACCAAGCCGCGATGAACTCGACAGTCCGCACATGGTTCGAACCCGAACTAGCAGAAACGCAATGGGTGCGACTGGACGCTGAACGGAGCCTGTTCAGCCCCGTGCGTTCGGACTATCTGGCTCATGTGCAAGCACAAACCGAAAAAGCGATTCGCGCGTTCACAAGACTGCAAAAGGATGCGTTGGCGATCGATCAAGCCGGTGAACTGCGAGATGAAATCATCGATCACTTGAATGCATTTGTGGCGATGCCCATTCGATCCAAATCGCTGATGGATGATTCCGTTTGCCAGTTGCTACTTGAAACGATCGCATTGCAACGATGGCTGGACTCTGCCAACAGCGATTCGATGCACCAAGGCGACGCGATGATCCAGTCCGTCAAACATCGTTTGTCGGGTTTGCTGATTGAACTTCAATTGCAACAGGACCAATCATCGTCGACCATTCAAACGGTCGCGGTTTCGCGGTCCAGCGAAGGGTTCGTTGAAAGCACACGGACCCGAATCCAACGTTCGACATTGGCGGCCCAACTCGAACTAGCTGGGACGTCGAGCAAACCTGGGACCCTGGATCGATTGCAGAAAGCCGCCCAGACCGCGAGCCAAACGCTTCTGAACGCGTCAACATCCGAAGATGAAATGGTCACCGCCGTCGACCAATACAAACAACTCGTGCGTGCCCTGAAATCGGATATCCAAACGCCCGCCAAGCAAGCCGCTGCGGCAAAAGAACTGGACGCGGCAACGCAGCGTTGGTCGCAAATTCTGCCAACGCTCGTCGCCGACACGCGTGCATGTGCCGTCGATGCAACCAAAGACGAACGAGAACGTTACGCGATCTCGAACAGTCGCTACCAACGACTCGCTGCTTGGATTGGATTGCCCGCACTGCCCCGAATCGAATCCAACACCAACGTTGACGTGACCGTCCAAGGCTCGCTGGCAGTGTCAGATCGCGTGATGTTGAACATCGCGGTCCAATCGACTTCGCAATCGATGGGTTCGGGAATCTTGGGAATCGAAACCGATGGTGGTTGGTTGCAAATCAACACACTGGCTGATTCGACCATCACACCCGTGCAACGAGTCTCAGGTGAAACTGATTATCGCTCGATCGTTTCGCAAAGAGCCACATCGACCGCAACGGCGTCAGAAAAGCTGGGCCTGTTTTCGAAACAAAAGACCGCTTCGATCGAGATCCGTCGAGCGTCGCAGGCTGGAAACGCGAAGACGCCGGAAACATCCGCGATCAACCTTCGTTGGATCACTCAGAACAATATCTTTCGCACCAGTGTGCCTTTGGAATTGCCGCTGTCCGAATTTGCGGCCGCTCGATCCAGTGCCGGCGACTCGTGGATCATGCACGCCAACCGAGACCTCTTTGCGCCGTTGTGGATCCAGCCACTGGATTCGTCGTCGCAGTCCTTGCAGGTCCGTCTGCTGGGTTGGTCCGAACCGGGACGAACTTGCCCGCCGACGATGAAATCGGAGCAAGCCAAGCGGTGGCTCGCCACCCAAACGCCTCCAACCGAGTTGGCGATCCAGCCCAAACTGGCGACGGCGTTGGGACAATGGACGAAGGTCATGTTCCCTGCTTCCAAACTGGAACCCGACTCGCCGCCAATCACAGTCGCATCGCTTTGGTGCGAAGTCACCGACGCTGAAAACGATCGCGTGCAATGGATTGACTTGAGTCCTCGGGTGTATCGCCCGGACTCGCTGATTCAGCCGGTCGTGGCTTATGACCACAACGCTCGCAAAGTCGATGTGTCGATCAGCGCTCTCGCTGGCGTCGATGGACCGACACATGTTCGCATCGAACTGGTCGACTTGCTGACTCATCAGACCGTTGCCCATGGCGAACAAATGATCGCCCCGGATTCTCGCGTCACCAAATCGTTCTCGTCCGCCGCTTGCGATGGGCACCCCATCGGCGTTCGAGTGTTGAGCGACCAGTGGCCGAGTGCCTTTGTGTTTCACTTGGCGGGCAATCGCAGCGAGCAATTGCTCACGCCATCCGACGACCACGCCGCCATCGTCATCGGGGCTCCTTTGTTGCCTGATGCACCGGCCTCCCAGGACCTTCCGCCGGTGATCGTTTCCAAAGACGCTGAAACAGTCTCCGCCGATGTATGGGTTGACCTCAGCGACAAACTGTTCCACTACGGCAGCGACGTTGTGACATTGGGATTGGATCTGAATGGTGATCGCTACTTGCAGAACGAACCAACCGTTTCGGTCACCACGCCTGCCGCGATCGAATTCACTTGGGCCGGTGTGGATCCACTTGGCCAACCGGGATTAAAAAGTCGTGTCCGTCCACATCGACTCAGCGTGCCGGTGGGTGTGGTCCGAAACCAGCGTGCTCCGCTGATCGCCAGCCTTCAACGAGGCGAGCAACTCGTTTGGAGCAACCCGATCACGGCTGTGTTTGACACGTTGCCACCCAAGCTGAAGGACATCCAGATCCGATCACCGCTGCCAGCGATCTTGGGCGGGCCGGTGGAAGTTCGTGTCACTGTCGATGACGCGGGACTCAGCGAAGCGGCCTCCATCCAAGCGGCTTGGGCAACCGCCGGCCAACAAGAGTTCACGCCCGACGTGAAACCCGTTCCTGGCCAACGACTCGGTGATGGAAGCTGGGTCGTCATTCTGCCGACGGACAAACTGGCATCGGGAACACACACGTTGCTGATGCAAGCAACCGACGCAGCCAATAACCCGGGCCTGATCAAAACGCTTGCGATCGAGTTGCTGACCGAAGCCGAGTTGCAAGCTCGCCGCGAAGCCGAAGTCACCGTTCTGCAAGGCAAAATCGCCTATGTGACTCTGCCAGTCGCAGGCATGAAAGTCGCGCTCAAAGCGTTGCCAAAAGAAAAGCCTGACAATTCGGACGAAAAAAGCGTGGAACAACCCTCCCAAGCGTCGAATTTACCCCAAGAGGCACTGACCGATGCGAGCGGTCATTTCGTGTTTCCCGCCGTGAAGGCTGGCCAATACGAATTGACATTGGAAGGCCTCTATCGCGGGGATCGCTATCGCAAGAGTGTGGAGGTCGCCGTGAAACCGCCTCAGCCAACTGACCTCCCCACCATCCGCATCGATTGA